From the genome of Bubalus bubalis isolate 160015118507 breed Murrah chromosome 2, NDDB_SH_1, whole genome shotgun sequence, one region includes:
- the SLC17A4 gene encoding probable small intestine urate exporter isoform X1, giving the protein MSNMVEAGSIVGGPANNDTVNMAQVQTSRKDGPQSSSTSRLRKGGTKHPFIRLSVPLVSGFCSVRHGLALILHLCNLSISTQQMNMSIALPVMVNNTTLPSSSNASIERPPVDSQDNWNKTLNESKAVAAAYDWSPEIQGIILSSLSYGSFLAPIPSSYMAEVFGTRYLSGTCMFITSFLALFTPLAADTGVTVLIVLRVIQGMVQVVLLTSQYSIWARWAPPQERSQLITIAIAGSALGCFIIFLVGGYLCQTIGWPYVFYIFGGIGCVCSFLWFAVIYDDPVSHPFISTREKEYIVCSLAQEGSPPGWSLPTKAMIKSLPLWSILIFYFSDYWHFFVLTSFLPTFITSVLQANIRDSGILSALLFASACICVVPGGLLADFLLSRKILRLNTIRKLFTAIGVLLPAVLFTSVFWVRSSFSTTIAFLTISSAIKSFTQSGALVNFMDIAPRYSALLRALSQIFSYLAGAISPMVNGFLISQDPELGWRNVFLLSAAVGILGLIFYLIFGQAEVQDWAKCRHAPTSEQTE; this is encoded by the exons ACCGCAATCTTCTTCCACATCCAGACTTAGGAAGGGTGGGACAAAGCACCCTTTTATAAGACTTTCTGTACCTCTTGTCTCAGGCTTTTGTTCAGTTCGACATGGGCTAGCCCTTATCCTGCATCTGTGTAATCTTTCGATTTCCACCCAACAAATGAACATGAGCATTGCCTTGCCAGTTATGGTGAACAACACAACTCTGCCCAGTTCATCCAATGCCTCCATAGAGAGGCCACCCGTTGACTCCCAGGACAACTGGAACAAAACTCTGAACGAATCTAAGGCAGTG GCTGCTGCGTATGACTGGAGTCCTGAAATTCAGGGGATCATCCTCAGCTCACTCAGCTACGGCTCATTCTTGGCTCCAATTCCCAGTAGCTACATGGCTGAAGTATTTGGAACCAGGTATTTGTCTGGTACCTGCATGTTTATTACCTCATTCCTGGCCCTCTTCACTCCACTAGCAGCTGATACTGGAGTGACTGTGCTCATTGTTCTACGGGTCATCCAAGGCATGGTCCAG GTTGTGTTATTAACAAGTCAGTATTCAATCTGGGCTAGATGGGCTCCACCACAAGAAAGGAGTCAACTCATCACCATTGCTATAGCAG GGTCAGCGTTGGGCTGCTTCATCATCTTCCTTGTTGGTGGTTACCTCTGCCAGACTATAGGATGGCCTTATGTCTTCTATATCTTTG gtggAATTGGCTGTGTCTGTTCTTTTCTCTGGTTTGCTGTCATTTATGATGACCCTGTGAGTCATCCATTTATTAGCACTAGAGAGAAGGAATATATCGTCTGTTCACTGGCTCAAGAG GGTTCTCCACCAGGCTGGTCTCTTCCCACTAAAGCTATGATCAAATCACTACCACTTTGGAGCATTCTCATCTTTTACTTCAGTGATTACTGGCATTTTTTTGTCCTGACATCATTCTTACCAACATTCATCACCTCTGTACTTCAAGCTAATATCAGAGAT AGTGGGATACTGTCAGCCCTGCTGTTTGCTTCTGCCTGTATCTGTGTTGTCCCTGGAGGTCTACTGGCAGATTTTCTCCTCTCCAGAAAAATCCTCAGACTCAATACCATCAGGAAACTCTTCACTGCTATAG GGGTTCTCCTCCCAGCTGTGCTCTTCACATCTGTTTTCTGGGTTAGATCCAGCTTCAGCACCACCATAGCCTTCTTGACAATATCTTCTGCCATCAAAAGCTTCACCCAATCAGGAGCCCTTGTCAACTTCATGGATATTGCTCCTCG GTACAGTGCCTTACTCAGGGCACTATCACAGATCTTTTCTTACCTGGCAGGAGCCATCTCTCCCATGGTCAATGGATTTTTAATCAGTCAG GATCCAGAGCTTGGTTGGAGAAATGTCTTCTTACTTTCAGCTGCTGTGGGCATATTAGGCCTGATTTTCTACCTCATTTTCGGCCAAGCAGAAGTGCAGGACTGGGCTAAATGCAGACATGCACCCACTTCTGAGCAAACCGAGTGA
- the SLC17A4 gene encoding probable small intestine urate exporter isoform X4, translating into MNMSIALPVMVNNTTLPSSSNASIERPPVDSQDNWNKTLNESKAVAAAYDWSPEIQGIILSSLSYGSFLAPIPSSYMAEVFGTRYLSGTCMFITSFLALFTPLAADTGVTVLIVLRVIQGMVQVVLLTSQYSIWARWAPPQERSQLITIAIAGSALGCFIIFLVGGYLCQTIGWPYVFYIFGGIGCVCSFLWFAVIYDDPVSHPFISTREKEYIVCSLAQEGSPPGWSLPTKAMIKSLPLWSILIFYFSDYWHFFVLTSFLPTFITSVLQANIRDSGILSALLFASACICVVPGGLLADFLLSRKILRLNTIRKLFTAIGVLLPAVLFTSVFWVRSSFSTTIAFLTISSAIKSFTQSGALVNFMDIAPRYSALLRALSQIFSYLAGAISPMVNGFLISQDPELGWRNVFLLSAAVGILGLIFYLIFGQAEVQDWAKCRHAPTSEQTE; encoded by the exons ATGAACATGAGCATTGCCTTGCCAGTTATGGTGAACAACACAACTCTGCCCAGTTCATCCAATGCCTCCATAGAGAGGCCACCCGTTGACTCCCAGGACAACTGGAACAAAACTCTGAACGAATCTAAGGCAGTG GCTGCTGCGTATGACTGGAGTCCTGAAATTCAGGGGATCATCCTCAGCTCACTCAGCTACGGCTCATTCTTGGCTCCAATTCCCAGTAGCTACATGGCTGAAGTATTTGGAACCAGGTATTTGTCTGGTACCTGCATGTTTATTACCTCATTCCTGGCCCTCTTCACTCCACTAGCAGCTGATACTGGAGTGACTGTGCTCATTGTTCTACGGGTCATCCAAGGCATGGTCCAG GTTGTGTTATTAACAAGTCAGTATTCAATCTGGGCTAGATGGGCTCCACCACAAGAAAGGAGTCAACTCATCACCATTGCTATAGCAG GGTCAGCGTTGGGCTGCTTCATCATCTTCCTTGTTGGTGGTTACCTCTGCCAGACTATAGGATGGCCTTATGTCTTCTATATCTTTG gtggAATTGGCTGTGTCTGTTCTTTTCTCTGGTTTGCTGTCATTTATGATGACCCTGTGAGTCATCCATTTATTAGCACTAGAGAGAAGGAATATATCGTCTGTTCACTGGCTCAAGAG GGTTCTCCACCAGGCTGGTCTCTTCCCACTAAAGCTATGATCAAATCACTACCACTTTGGAGCATTCTCATCTTTTACTTCAGTGATTACTGGCATTTTTTTGTCCTGACATCATTCTTACCAACATTCATCACCTCTGTACTTCAAGCTAATATCAGAGAT AGTGGGATACTGTCAGCCCTGCTGTTTGCTTCTGCCTGTATCTGTGTTGTCCCTGGAGGTCTACTGGCAGATTTTCTCCTCTCCAGAAAAATCCTCAGACTCAATACCATCAGGAAACTCTTCACTGCTATAG GGGTTCTCCTCCCAGCTGTGCTCTTCACATCTGTTTTCTGGGTTAGATCCAGCTTCAGCACCACCATAGCCTTCTTGACAATATCTTCTGCCATCAAAAGCTTCACCCAATCAGGAGCCCTTGTCAACTTCATGGATATTGCTCCTCG GTACAGTGCCTTACTCAGGGCACTATCACAGATCTTTTCTTACCTGGCAGGAGCCATCTCTCCCATGGTCAATGGATTTTTAATCAGTCAG GATCCAGAGCTTGGTTGGAGAAATGTCTTCTTACTTTCAGCTGCTGTGGGCATATTAGGCCTGATTTTCTACCTCATTTTCGGCCAAGCAGAAGTGCAGGACTGGGCTAAATGCAGACATGCACCCACTTCTGAGCAAACCGAGTGA
- the SLC17A4 gene encoding probable small intestine urate exporter isoform X2, whose translation MSNMVEAGSIVGGPANNDTVNMAQVQTSRKGFCSVRHGLALILHLCNLSISTQQMNMSIALPVMVNNTTLPSSSNASIERPPVDSQDNWNKTLNESKAVAAAYDWSPEIQGIILSSLSYGSFLAPIPSSYMAEVFGTRYLSGTCMFITSFLALFTPLAADTGVTVLIVLRVIQGMVQVVLLTSQYSIWARWAPPQERSQLITIAIAGSALGCFIIFLVGGYLCQTIGWPYVFYIFGGIGCVCSFLWFAVIYDDPVSHPFISTREKEYIVCSLAQEGSPPGWSLPTKAMIKSLPLWSILIFYFSDYWHFFVLTSFLPTFITSVLQANIRDSGILSALLFASACICVVPGGLLADFLLSRKILRLNTIRKLFTAIGVLLPAVLFTSVFWVRSSFSTTIAFLTISSAIKSFTQSGALVNFMDIAPRYSALLRALSQIFSYLAGAISPMVNGFLISQDPELGWRNVFLLSAAVGILGLIFYLIFGQAEVQDWAKCRHAPTSEQTE comes from the exons GCTTTTGTTCAGTTCGACATGGGCTAGCCCTTATCCTGCATCTGTGTAATCTTTCGATTTCCACCCAACAAATGAACATGAGCATTGCCTTGCCAGTTATGGTGAACAACACAACTCTGCCCAGTTCATCCAATGCCTCCATAGAGAGGCCACCCGTTGACTCCCAGGACAACTGGAACAAAACTCTGAACGAATCTAAGGCAGTG GCTGCTGCGTATGACTGGAGTCCTGAAATTCAGGGGATCATCCTCAGCTCACTCAGCTACGGCTCATTCTTGGCTCCAATTCCCAGTAGCTACATGGCTGAAGTATTTGGAACCAGGTATTTGTCTGGTACCTGCATGTTTATTACCTCATTCCTGGCCCTCTTCACTCCACTAGCAGCTGATACTGGAGTGACTGTGCTCATTGTTCTACGGGTCATCCAAGGCATGGTCCAG GTTGTGTTATTAACAAGTCAGTATTCAATCTGGGCTAGATGGGCTCCACCACAAGAAAGGAGTCAACTCATCACCATTGCTATAGCAG GGTCAGCGTTGGGCTGCTTCATCATCTTCCTTGTTGGTGGTTACCTCTGCCAGACTATAGGATGGCCTTATGTCTTCTATATCTTTG gtggAATTGGCTGTGTCTGTTCTTTTCTCTGGTTTGCTGTCATTTATGATGACCCTGTGAGTCATCCATTTATTAGCACTAGAGAGAAGGAATATATCGTCTGTTCACTGGCTCAAGAG GGTTCTCCACCAGGCTGGTCTCTTCCCACTAAAGCTATGATCAAATCACTACCACTTTGGAGCATTCTCATCTTTTACTTCAGTGATTACTGGCATTTTTTTGTCCTGACATCATTCTTACCAACATTCATCACCTCTGTACTTCAAGCTAATATCAGAGAT AGTGGGATACTGTCAGCCCTGCTGTTTGCTTCTGCCTGTATCTGTGTTGTCCCTGGAGGTCTACTGGCAGATTTTCTCCTCTCCAGAAAAATCCTCAGACTCAATACCATCAGGAAACTCTTCACTGCTATAG GGGTTCTCCTCCCAGCTGTGCTCTTCACATCTGTTTTCTGGGTTAGATCCAGCTTCAGCACCACCATAGCCTTCTTGACAATATCTTCTGCCATCAAAAGCTTCACCCAATCAGGAGCCCTTGTCAACTTCATGGATATTGCTCCTCG GTACAGTGCCTTACTCAGGGCACTATCACAGATCTTTTCTTACCTGGCAGGAGCCATCTCTCCCATGGTCAATGGATTTTTAATCAGTCAG GATCCAGAGCTTGGTTGGAGAAATGTCTTCTTACTTTCAGCTGCTGTGGGCATATTAGGCCTGATTTTCTACCTCATTTTCGGCCAAGCAGAAGTGCAGGACTGGGCTAAATGCAGACATGCACCCACTTCTGAGCAAACCGAGTGA
- the SLC17A4 gene encoding probable small intestine urate exporter isoform X3 translates to MSNMVEAGSIVGGPANNDTVNMAQVQTSRKDGPQSSSTSRLRKGGTKHPFIRLSVPLVSGFCSVRHGLALILHLCNLSISTQQMNMSIALPVMVNNTTLPSSSNASIERPPVDSQDNWNKTLNESKAVAAAYDWSPEIQGIILSSLSYGSFLAPIPSSYMAEVFGTRYLSGTCMFITSFLALFTPLAADTGVTVLIVLRVIQGMVQVVLLTSQYSIWARWAPPQERSQLITIAIAGSALGCFIIFLVGGYLCQTIGWPYVFYIFGGIGCVCSFLWFAVIYDDPVSHPFISTREKEYIVCSLAQEGSPPGWSLPTKAMIKSLPLWSILIFYFSDYWHFFVLTSFLPTFITSVLQANIRDSGILSALLFASACICVVPGGLLADFLLSRKILRLNTIRKLFTAIGVLLPAVLFTSVFWVRSSFSTTIAFLTISSAIKSFTQSGALVNFMDIAPRIQSLVGEMSSYFQLLWAY, encoded by the exons ACCGCAATCTTCTTCCACATCCAGACTTAGGAAGGGTGGGACAAAGCACCCTTTTATAAGACTTTCTGTACCTCTTGTCTCAGGCTTTTGTTCAGTTCGACATGGGCTAGCCCTTATCCTGCATCTGTGTAATCTTTCGATTTCCACCCAACAAATGAACATGAGCATTGCCTTGCCAGTTATGGTGAACAACACAACTCTGCCCAGTTCATCCAATGCCTCCATAGAGAGGCCACCCGTTGACTCCCAGGACAACTGGAACAAAACTCTGAACGAATCTAAGGCAGTG GCTGCTGCGTATGACTGGAGTCCTGAAATTCAGGGGATCATCCTCAGCTCACTCAGCTACGGCTCATTCTTGGCTCCAATTCCCAGTAGCTACATGGCTGAAGTATTTGGAACCAGGTATTTGTCTGGTACCTGCATGTTTATTACCTCATTCCTGGCCCTCTTCACTCCACTAGCAGCTGATACTGGAGTGACTGTGCTCATTGTTCTACGGGTCATCCAAGGCATGGTCCAG GTTGTGTTATTAACAAGTCAGTATTCAATCTGGGCTAGATGGGCTCCACCACAAGAAAGGAGTCAACTCATCACCATTGCTATAGCAG GGTCAGCGTTGGGCTGCTTCATCATCTTCCTTGTTGGTGGTTACCTCTGCCAGACTATAGGATGGCCTTATGTCTTCTATATCTTTG gtggAATTGGCTGTGTCTGTTCTTTTCTCTGGTTTGCTGTCATTTATGATGACCCTGTGAGTCATCCATTTATTAGCACTAGAGAGAAGGAATATATCGTCTGTTCACTGGCTCAAGAG GGTTCTCCACCAGGCTGGTCTCTTCCCACTAAAGCTATGATCAAATCACTACCACTTTGGAGCATTCTCATCTTTTACTTCAGTGATTACTGGCATTTTTTTGTCCTGACATCATTCTTACCAACATTCATCACCTCTGTACTTCAAGCTAATATCAGAGAT AGTGGGATACTGTCAGCCCTGCTGTTTGCTTCTGCCTGTATCTGTGTTGTCCCTGGAGGTCTACTGGCAGATTTTCTCCTCTCCAGAAAAATCCTCAGACTCAATACCATCAGGAAACTCTTCACTGCTATAG GGGTTCTCCTCCCAGCTGTGCTCTTCACATCTGTTTTCTGGGTTAGATCCAGCTTCAGCACCACCATAGCCTTCTTGACAATATCTTCTGCCATCAAAAGCTTCACCCAATCAGGAGCCCTTGTCAACTTCATGGATATTGCTCCTCG GATCCAGAGCTTGGTTGGAGAAATGTCTTCTTACTTTCAGCTGCTGTGGGCATATTAG